CCGCCTACCGCTTCACCACCCCGGACGGGCACCCCATGGAGCTCCTCTGGGAGGTGGAGTACTACGAGCCCCCCGAGGACAAGAAGACCCCCCTCCTCAACCGTCCCCAGAAGCGGCCCCTGAGGGGCGTGCCCGTGCGCCGCCTGGACCACGTGAACCTCCTGGCCTCGGACGTCACCGTCAACAAGAACTTCATGATGGAGCACCTAGGCTTCCGCCTCCGGGAGCACATCGTCATGAAGGACGGCACCGAGGCCGGGGCCTGGATCAGCGTGAGCCCCCTGGTCCACGAGATCGCCTTCATGCGGGACGGCAAGAGGGCCAAGGGGCGTCTGCACCACATCTGCTACTGGTACGGCTACCCCCATGACCTGAACAACATCGCCGACGTCTTCCGCGAGGTAGGGATCAAGATCGAGGCCGGCCCCGGCAAGCACGGCATCAGCCAGGCCATGTTCATGTACGTCCTCGAGCCCGGCGGGAACCGGGTGGAGCTCTTCGGCGACCCCGGCTACCTCATCTTTGATCCCGACTGGAAGCCCATCAAGTGGACGGAGGAAACCCTCGAGGCCGGCATCATCTGGTACGGTAGCCCCCTGCCCGCCGAGTTCTTCCTCTACGGCACGCCGGATGTAGAAGAGCAGGTGGCGGCGGACTAGCGGGGAAGTTTGCGC
The sequence above is drawn from the Thermus thermophilus HB8 genome and encodes:
- a CDS encoding catechol 2,3-dioxygenase, producing the protein MKPEPIFDVHQLAHVEIYTPNPEGTLWFFRDLLGMEVTKQEGQSVYMRAYEDWYHHTLKITEAPKPGLGHVAWRTSSPQALERRVKALEATGLGKGWIDGDLGHGPAYRFTTPDGHPMELLWEVEYYEPPEDKKTPLLNRPQKRPLRGVPVRRLDHVNLLASDVTVNKNFMMEHLGFRLREHIVMKDGTEAGAWISVSPLVHEIAFMRDGKRAKGRLHHICYWYGYPHDLNNIADVFREVGIKIEAGPGKHGISQAMFMYVLEPGGNRVELFGDPGYLIFDPDWKPIKWTEETLEAGIIWYGSPLPAEFFLYGTPDVEEQVAAD